TTCGCGAGCGCGCGGCTGGAATAATGCAATACATAAGCTACATTATTTGCCATATCAGCAATTATTAATGTAATCGACTTACTTTTGCGCACCCGCCGGCAGGCGGCCTTTGATGCGCCGCTATTGAAAAAGGAAAGACGATGTTCGACCCCCGCGAAAAAATCGCACTCTTTATCGACGGCGCGAATCTTTACGCGGCATCGAAAAGCCTCGGCTTCGACATCGACTATCGTAAGCTCCTGAAAGCATTTCAGAAGCGCGGCTATCTGCTGCGCGCCTACTACTACACGGCTCTCATCGAGGATCAGGAATACTCTTCAATCCGCCCGCTCATCGATTGGCTAGACTATAACGGTTACAAGGTCGTGACGAAGCCGGCCAAGGAGTTCACCGACTCGCTCGGTCGCCGCAAGATCAAGGGCAATATGGATATCGAGCTGGCGATCGATGCCATGGAGCAGTCCGAAACTGTCGATCACCTCGTCATTTTCTCCGGCGACGGCGATTTCACCACTCTGGTGGAAGCGCTGCAGCGCAAGGGGCGTAAGGTTTCCGTCGTCTCGACGATGTCGACGCAACCGCCGATGATCGCCGACGACCTGCGCCGTCAGGCCGACCACTTTATCGATCTTGCAACGCTGCGTGCCGAAATCGGCCGCGAACCGTCCGAGCGCACCCCGCGCCACAACACCGAGCCGGTGGCCGATCCGGTCGAGATCTGAAGCGTTCATCCGAACGCAAGGCGCGCGATTGCCCGAGCGCCGTTCGAAACGCCCCGCATCAACGACGTCGATCGTTGAACTTCTCTCAAAAATCTCAAAATTGCCGGCAGGTTTTTCAGCGCGCGGTGGGTGACTGTCGCGTTGCACCGGCCGTCTTTGGCGGATGCAACGCAAAGGGATTTCTCTTAGCCGCGGTCCTTCAGAAGGCGGTTCTTCTGGCGGTTCCAGTCGCGTTCCTTCGACGTCTCGCGCTTGTCGTGCAGCTTCTTGCCTTTGCCCAGCGCCAGTTCCAGCTTGGCGCGGCCGCGATCGTTGAAGTAGATCTTCAGCGGGATCAGCGACATGCCTTCGCGGTTGACAGCACCCTGTAGCCGGTTAACCTCGCGCTTCGACAGAAGCAGTTTCCGCCGCCGCCGCGTTTCATGGTTGAAGCGGTTCGCCTGCAGATATTCCGGCAGATAGGAGTTGATCAGCCAGATCTCGCCGCCCTCGTCCGTCGCATAGGACTCGGCAATGTTGGCCTTGCCTTCGCGCAACGACTTGACCTCGGTGCCGGTCAAAACCAGACCGGCCTCGTAGGTATCGACGATCTCGTAGTTGAAGCGGGCCTTGCGGTTTTCCGCCACAACCTTGTTGACCGTGCGCTGGCTTCCTTTGGGTGCCATCAGTTCATCAATCCTGCGTGTCTGAGCGCTGCATCGATCGCAGCCTCGGTTGCCGGCTCGAGCGTCGGCAACAGCGGCGAGCGCACGGCGCGGCTCATGCGGCCGAGGCGGTTCAGCGCATACTTGGCGCCGCAGAGGCCCGGCTCCATGAAGATCGCCTTGTGCAGCGGCATCAGCTTGTCCTGATAGGCGAGCGCCTTGGCATAATCGCCGGCGAGCGTCGCCTGCTGGAACTCGGCGCAAAGACGCGGCGCGACGTTTGCCGTAACCGAAATGCAGCCGACCCCGCCATGGGCGTTGAAGCCGAGCGCGGTTGCATCTTCGCCCGAAAGCTGGACGAACTCCGGACCGCAGCCCATGCGCTGCTCGGAGACGCGCTCGATCTTGCCGGTGGCATCCTTAACGCCGATGATGTTGGCGTAAGCCTTGCTGAGCGCCGCCATGGTCTCGACGCTCATATCCACGACCGAGCGGCCAGGGATGTTGTAGATGACGATCGGCACCTTCACGCTTTCGGCGATTGCCGCATAGTGCGCGAAGAGACCCTTTTGCGTCGGCTTGTTGTAGTAGGGCGTGACGACGAGGATCGCGTCGGCGCCGGCCTTTTCAGCATGCTGCGCAAGTTCGATCGCTTCCGTCGTGTTGTTGGAGCCGGCGCCGGCAATAACCGGCACGCGCTTGGCGGCGGCCTCGATGCAGAGTTCGACGACCTTCTTGTGCTCGTCATGCGAGAGGGTCGGAGACTCGCCGGTGGTGCCGACCGGCACCAGGCCGTGGCTGCCTTCTTTTATCTGCCATTCCACATGCGCGACGAAACCATCCGCATCCACCGCGCCGGTGGCGGTGAACGGTGTTACGAGAGCGGGAATGGAACCCTTGAACATGCACAACTCCTGACGGCGTAAAAGCGAAGTCTGCACTCATGCTTTGGCCGTAATCGACGGTTAAAAAACTGCCGCACCATAATCATGTGACGTGGCTGCGGCAAGCGTTGTAACACGGCATTTCATACCGGTTTTCATGCAAAAGCTTGATGTTTGGCCCGCATAATCACGACCGCCCGACCAGGGCGAGAGCGGGTTTGGGGCAGTTGTTGTGATCGATACTGGCCGCCCGCCTCGTCATCGGGCAATCTGGCGGCGGACGAAGTTGGACACGGGGAACACGGGGTTCTTGATGCGCGGGTCAATATATCTGCCTGCCGCCGCCATCATCGGCGCGGCGCTTCTGGCAGCGTCGGCAGGCAGCGCAGAAACCCTCGATCGCGTACCGGTTCCGACACGCAAGCCCGTGCTTTCGGACAAGGCGATCCCCATTGCCACGAACGAAACCACGAATGCCATCGCGACAGTGTCCGAACCGGTCAGCCTAGATCTCAAGGCAGGGCTCGATGCTCTTTCCAACAAGCAGCCGGCCGCGGCGATTGCCGTGCGCGACGCCATGGCCGAGGGCACGCTCGACCGGCACATCTTGACTTGGGCGATCGCCGTTTCCGGCCAGCGAGGTGTGCCTTCCTTCGAAATTGCCGACGCCCAACGGGAACTGCAGGGATGGCCGGGGCTGAAATCCCTGCGCGCCAATTCCGAACGAGCGCTTTATCGAGAGAACCCGCCAGCGGCCGACGTGCTCGCGGCCTTCGGCAACACGCAGCCGGAAACGACCGAAGGCTCCCTCATTCTCGCCCGCGCGCTCGTCGCCACCGGAAAAGCCGATACGGCAGCCAAGAACCTGCGTGCGATCTGGCAGCGCGACACGCTCGACAAGGACATCGAAACCAAGATCCTCGACGAGTTTTCCAGCCTCCTGACCGCTGACAATCATCAGCGCCGCATGGTGATGCTTCTCTATCGCAACCGCGTCGAGCAGGCCGAACGGTTCGGCGACCTTGGAAAGGCACAATCGCTGTATCGCGCCTGGGCGGCAGTCAGCCGCGGCAGCGACAAGGCGATGGCCCTCATTGCAGCGGTTGATCCCGCCTGGCGCAAGGCCCCAGCCTATCTCTTCATTCAGGTCGAGTACCTGCGCAAACAGAAGAAATACGAAGAAGCGGCGAAGCTCCTTGCGCGTATGCCCAAAGACAAGGGTGCCTTGGTCAACCCCGGCGAATGGTGGGTCGAGCAACGTGTCGTCAGCCGCGGGCTGCTCGACAGTGGCGACTTTCGAGGCGCCTACCGGATCGCCGCCAGCCATCTCGCGACCGAGGCGACCGATATCATCGACGCCGAGTTTCATGCCGGATGGTATGCCCTGCGCGGCATGGAGGACCCGGGAACCGCAGCGCGTCACTTCCGCCGCATTCTCGATGTGTCGAGCCGCCCCCTCTCCGCTTCGCGCGCATGGTACTGGCTTGGGCGCTCGGCCGAGGCGGGCGGACCGGGTGACGCCAACGAATATTTTGCAAATGCGGCCCGCTATCCCGGGACGTTCTACGGGCAACTCGCAGCCGCCCGGCTGGGTCGCAAGACGCTGAACGTCGCCTATCCGGCCCCGACGGCAGACGACCGATCGCGGTTCGAAAACCGCGAGGCGGTGCGCGCCATCACGCGGCTCGAAGGCACTGGCCACACCTGGCGCGCGGACAGCATCTACCGGGCGCTTGCCGACGAATTGACGAGCCCCGGCGAGCTGGCACTGCTTTCGGCCCGTGCGGAAAAAACCGGCAATCACCAGCTGTCGCTCCAGGTTGGCAAGATCGCCTTTGGGCGCGGGATCGATGTCGCAGCGCTCGCGTTTCCCGTCGGCGTGATCCCATCGAGCGCCAATATCGACGGCTCCGGCAAGGCGCTCGCCTATGCGATTGCGCGTCAGGAAAGCGCCTTCAACCCGGGCGCCATATCCACCGCAAACGCTCGCGGCCTGCTGCAGCTGATGCCGGGAACGGCCAAGGGCGTTGCCAGCCGCTATGGCCTTGCCTATTCGCAGGATCGCCTGACCAGCGACGCGGGCTACAACGCCACGCTTGGCGCGCATTATCTCGGCGAACAGATCAGCAGTTTTGGCGGCTCCTACATCCTCACCTTCATTGCCTACAATGCCGGCCCGCGCCGCGTCCCGGAATGGCTCGACCGCTACGGCGACCCGCGCGGAAAACCGATTGACGAAGTCGTCGATTGGATCGAACGCATTCCGTTCCAGGAAACCCGCAACTACGTCCAGCGGGTGATGGAGAACTATCAGGTCTACAAGTCGAGGCTCGGGCAAAAAGCCGATATCGTCGAAGACCTGCGAATGGGCCGGCAATAGCCGGTCTAGCGGCGATCAAATAATTGTGATGAGCGCCGGGGGCACAAACCGTGCGCTCAACCATTTCCTTCCTAAGGCCAGTCTATTCCGAAGGAAATGGTGAACGTTATGAAGACCTTGACAATCGTCGCCCTTTCGCTGGCGACCACCTTGAGCAGTGTGCCACCCGCAGGCGCGTTCCCGAGCACTCCGCCGATCGTCTCCGGAACGTCCAACGTTCAACAGGTTCAGTTCTCTTACGAGCGCGGCGAAGAACGCAAGAGCCGATCCAGTTGCGCCGTTCCCTATTGTGAACTTCGCGCCCGACATGGCTATCGGGATCGCGACTACCGCGACTATAATCGCAGCGGGTATTACCGCGACAGATATTACCGGGATCGATATCGCAGACACTATGACCACAACGACAACGACGTCGGGGCGGTGATCGGCGGCCTAGCCGCAGGCGCAATCATCGGCGGACTACTGAGCCAACCGCGATATTACAACAGCCCAAGATACTACAACGGACCGAGAGCCGTCAGCGGCAACGCGCATCAGCGCTGGTGCTATGCGCGCTACCGCTCCTATAGAGCCTGGGACAACAGCTATCAGCCCTATGGCGGCCCGCGGCGCCAATGCAGCTCGCCTTATTGAGCTAGGGAGTAACCGAGCAGACGACCGAAGCGGACAGGAGAGCCGCAACAGAAAGACGCAAAGTTGGTCCTCGCCAGCCATGCTCGGGCCTCCGAACAGTTATGTCGGCCCGAGCAACTTGCCCTTCCCCTTCAAACGGTTAGGATTTCGCCTGACCGAGAGGGAGCAGCATGGATCAAGGTGTATTCAAGGAGCATTTCTTCCGCAGTTCCGACGGGCTTCTCCTTTACGCGCGAAGCTACGGCCCTCCCCCCCTCGCCATCCGCGGCAATACCGATCATCTGCCTGCCGGGCCTCACCCGCAACAGCCGGGACTTTCACCAACTCGCAAGCTTTCTTTCGACGTCAGGCGACTTTCCCGTCATCGCACTGGACTACCGCGGGCGCGGCAACTCGGAACGCGACAGCGAAAAGAGCCGCTACACGGTGGCCGTCGAAACGGGCGATGTGATAACGGCTTGTGCTCACATTGCGATCGAAAAAGCAACCTTTATCGGCACATCCCGTGGTGGCCTGATCCTCCACCACCTCATCGATCGTGCCCCTTCGTTGATTGCAGCCGCAGTGCTCAACGACATCGGGCCTGTGATCGAAATTGGTGGACTGCTTGCGATCCGGGATTATCTCAACTCGAACGATACCCCGACGAGCTGGGCGACAGCAGCCACCTATCTAAGGACTTTGCACGGCGCCGACTTTCCTGCCTTAAGCGACGGCGATTGGTCGGAGATGGCCAACGCGATTTATCGCGACGAAGACGGCATGCCGGTTCCCGATTTCGACCCGGCCATCGCGCTGTCCCTGCGCGGATTGACACCCGAAACACCATTGCCCGACCTCTGGGTCCCCTTTGATGCCATGAGCCAGATCCCCTTGATGGTCGTCAGGGGAGAGCATTCGCGGCTTCTCTCGGAAAAGACGGTACGCGAAATGCGCCGGAGGCACGCCCGGATGGCGGACTTCACTGCTCCCGGCCAGGGACATGCACCGCTGCTTCATCTCGACGGCCCGCGGGAGGCGATCGCCGCATTTCTAAACGACATCGCGCGCTCGCGCTGACCCACGGAAGCCGGCCCCGACGCGGTCCATATTCCCTGATTCCTCAAGCACGATGTGCAAATTCAGGGGCAAACTCACGGCACCATACCAAACGAAAAAACCCGGCTCGAAAGCCGGGTTTCTCTCTTCTGACCGAGGTCAGACGATCTTAGAAGTCGCGCTGCAGACGGACGAAGCCGAATACCTGGTCGTCGCGGTTGTCAGCATCTTCGTACTGAACCGAAACGCGGGTCGCGAGACCTTCGGTGATCTTGTAGTCGAGCGTGACGCCAGCGCGCCATGCATCGTCGTCGCCGAAGCTGGTAAGCGAATCCTGCAGGCTGCCGAAGTACTGAACGCCGGGGGTGATGGCGAGCTTGTCGGTGGCGTTGAAGCGGTACGAAGCAGCAACGGTCCACTCAGAACGAGCCCAGTAGGCGTTCGGGTCAGAAGCCCAGATACCGGCGAGCTGGAATACACCCGGGCCGAGGTCAGCCGAAAGCAGAGCGCGGATCGCGCCTTCTTCGAACTCGGAGTCGTAACCGCCGAGCAGGTCGAAGGAAACGCCGCCGAGCGAAGCCGATACGATACCGGAAACGCCGATGCCGTTCTTCTTGGTGGTTTCGGTGCCTTCGAGTTCGTCGATGGAGATACCGGCCTGGAACGAACCGCCATCATAGAGGTAGGCGATCGAGTTGAACTCGGTGTTGTTGCCGAGCGAGTCGGTTTCGCCGTTCAGGCCCTTATCCCACCAGTTGTAGAAGAAACCAGCCTTGAGACCACCGAGCTGGATGTAGGCTTCATCGACGTCGATCAGGCTGTCGCCAGCATCGCTGTCGTTGTCGGCGTTGAACTCAGCAGCGAAGAAGCCGGTGAGCGTGCCGTACTCGGTGTCGCTCTTGGCATCGAACGAGATGTAAGCGCGCGAGAAGGCATCCCAGTCAGACGTACCACGCGGGCCCCAGCCCTGCTTGTTGTTTACGGCGTCGCGGCCGAAATCAGTCTGGAAACGGATGAAGCCGCCGATCTTGAGGCAGGTTTCGGTGCCCGGGATGTAGAAGTAGCCAGTGCCGAAAGCGTCGCAAACGCGAACGTATTCCATGGGCTCCGGCTCGGCTGCGACGATTGCGTCGGCTGCCTGTGCGCCGGAAACTGCTGCGAGAGCTGCAGCGGAGCCGAGAAGAAGGCTCTTGATGTTCATTTCTGACCTCCAGTCAAAAGTTTCAAACGGGTCTGGGTATTTTGCTGAAGGACAGCTTTCCCTGCCCCATCCCCAACGTTCAAGAAGTCGGACGATCAACCGCCCTTGCTTCCGGAGTTGAAAATACAAGACCGGATCACCGGCGCAACGTCCAACTGGCGAGTTCACCTCCTTTGCATCGCCCTTCGCCGAGCCCTGTTGCTGAAACGACACAAAATCGCCGCAGACCCCCGAAGAAAATTAACAAAGCATTAAGAAAACCCTTTGCTGACGGGGGGTTAGCATAAGGAAGGCAAGGGGGGCCTGTTTCAGAAAGAGGCAGAAACCCGCCTAAAACAGGAGAAAAGCTGGACGCGAACTTCGATTCAGATGACCCGCAGAATGCCTAAAACAGCATTCGCTCCAAAAAAGCGCTTCGTGAAGAAAGGATGGAGGCCTGAGGAATCGACAGAATCAACGCAGAGATTCGCGAAACGCCGTGCACAAGTGATTCTGGATGCTGTGAAGCCCAGCACCGCGCAGCATCAAGAATGCGCAGGCGACCATAGCGTACCGCCGCCACGCCCGGCGAACCACAGTGAGTAAAATTCTGCGAGAGATAGCCAGAACCAGACGCTCGCTCGAAGCGGCGGGGCACAAACGACATGGGCTGCTTGGGATAGTGGCGGAGAAGAAGGGATTCGAACCCTCGATACCGTTTCCGGTATACTCCCTTAGCAGGGGAGCGCCTTCGACCACTCGGCCACCTCTCCGTTAGCGCCTGACTAGTGTCACTCCGCGGCCAATGCAAGATTTTTTTGTCGGTTTCCGGGAAAACCTCGCATTTTCGTGTGGGCCGATCGGCAAGCCCGGCCGCACCGCGTTGTGTTCGCCCTCAGCTCCCTAGTCAAAAGCCCGTGTACGCAGCGATGTGATTCCGTGTCGGCGCAGTCGTCTGCTCCTTACGATTTGCGCGCGAGCCGTTCGATTGCATGTTGAGTCGCGGCACCAAACTCGCCGTCCACCGGGCCACCATAATACCCACGGTCCTTCAAGAGGCTCTGCATTTCCTTGCGGAAGGCCGGCGTGAAGTTGTTGGGCTGGTTCTTCAGTTCATCGAGCTTGGCCGGATCGCCCCCCTCGACGCTGGCCGCCGCCCACCGAACCGCCTCCTTGGCGTCCGCCTTGGTGCCGAGACCATAATCATAAAGGCGACTGAGGTTGCCCATGGCATAGGCGCTGCCGGCGTTGGCCGCCATCTCATACCAGGTGCGCGCCTGCGCATAGTCCTGCGCGACACCATTGCCGATATCGTAGAACCAGCCGAGCAGCGCCATGGAATAGGAATCCCCCACATTGGCCGCCTTCTCGTACCAGACTTTGGCATCCGGGTAGCTCTGTTCGGTCCCCAGCCCGTTCTGATAGGCCCAGCCGAGCGACGACATCGCGTTGGCGTCGCCACTTTCGGCTGCTTTCTTGTACCAGGCGAGCGATTGTCCGAGGTCTTTCGGTAACCCAAGGCCTTCGCGATAGAACCAGCCCATCGTCGCCATGGCATTGGCGTAGCCCTGATTGGCGGCCAGTTCATACCACCGGGCGGCTTCCGCATAGTCCTGTGCGATGCCACCATAGCCCTCGCGATAGAGCCAGCCGAGCGAAGCCTGCCCATAGGCATTGCCAGCGCGGGCCGCCTGGTCGAACATGCGCTTGCCCTCGTCGACATCCACCGGCCCATCGGTCCCGTAGACCGAAAACCAGGCGAGATTGGTCAAGGCATACATGTTGCCGCCGTCGGCGGCCTTGCGATAGTTGCGCCGCGCCTCGACATAGTTGCGCCCGGCGTCCTGCGCGCGACCCAACATATTGACGAGCATCATATCGTCAGGGTTCTCGTTGACGGCCTGAGCGCAGGCTGTGAGCGCCCGCTCGGCATCGAGTTTCAGGAAATTGACCCCGAGGAAACCGGGCATCGACTGGGGCTCGCCAGCAAGCAGATAGCAATCGCGCGAAGCCTGGGTGTCCTTGCCGGTCGGCGAGACGTTGAGGCCCTTCTGCGGCTCAAGGGCTGCAATCTGCTGCTCGGCCTCTGACTTGTGTTTGCTGTCAGGGTAGCGCTCGATGAAGCG
The nucleotide sequence above comes from Ensifer sp. PDNC004. Encoded proteins:
- the smpB gene encoding SsrA-binding protein SmpB, which produces MAPKGSQRTVNKVVAENRKARFNYEIVDTYEAGLVLTGTEVKSLREGKANIAESYATDEGGEIWLINSYLPEYLQANRFNHETRRRRKLLLSKREVNRLQGAVNREGMSLIPLKIYFNDRGRAKLELALGKGKKLHDKRETSKERDWNRQKNRLLKDRG
- a CDS encoding porin; its protein translation is MNIKSLLLGSAAALAAVSGAQAADAIVAAEPEPMEYVRVCDAFGTGYFYIPGTETCLKIGGFIRFQTDFGRDAVNNKQGWGPRGTSDWDAFSRAYISFDAKSDTEYGTLTGFFAAEFNADNDSDAGDSLIDVDEAYIQLGGLKAGFFYNWWDKGLNGETDSLGNNTEFNSIAYLYDGGSFQAGISIDELEGTETTKKNGIGVSGIVSASLGGVSFDLLGGYDSEFEEGAIRALLSADLGPGVFQLAGIWASDPNAYWARSEWTVAASYRFNATDKLAITPGVQYFGSLQDSLTSFGDDDAWRAGVTLDYKITEGLATRVSVQYEDADNRDDQVFGFVRLQRDF
- a CDS encoding NYN domain-containing protein; the protein is MFDPREKIALFIDGANLYAASKSLGFDIDYRKLLKAFQKRGYLLRAYYYTALIEDQEYSSIRPLIDWLDYNGYKVVTKPAKEFTDSLGRRKIKGNMDIELAIDAMEQSETVDHLVIFSGDGDFTTLVEALQRKGRKVSVVSTMSTQPPMIADDLRRQADHFIDLATLRAEIGREPSERTPRHNTEPVADPVEI
- a CDS encoding BA14K family protein, which codes for MKTLTIVALSLATTLSSVPPAGAFPSTPPIVSGTSNVQQVQFSYERGEERKSRSSCAVPYCELRARHGYRDRDYRDYNRSGYYRDRYYRDRYRRHYDHNDNDVGAVIGGLAAGAIIGGLLSQPRYYNSPRYYNGPRAVSGNAHQRWCYARYRSYRAWDNSYQPYGGPRRQCSSPY
- the dapA gene encoding 4-hydroxy-tetrahydrodipicolinate synthase, translated to MFKGSIPALVTPFTATGAVDADGFVAHVEWQIKEGSHGLVPVGTTGESPTLSHDEHKKVVELCIEAAAKRVPVIAGAGSNNTTEAIELAQHAEKAGADAILVVTPYYNKPTQKGLFAHYAAIAESVKVPIVIYNIPGRSVVDMSVETMAALSKAYANIIGVKDATGKIERVSEQRMGCGPEFVQLSGEDATALGFNAHGGVGCISVTANVAPRLCAEFQQATLAGDYAKALAYQDKLMPLHKAIFMEPGLCGAKYALNRLGRMSRAVRSPLLPTLEPATEAAIDAALRHAGLMN
- a CDS encoding caspase family protein → MALGLSRRWLPLSIICVALFVSMPAGAWAAKRVALLIGNEKYAATSPLNNPANDVELMKASFEDAGFDSVTTVHDVGRQDMVKALRDFEDLATGAEVAIVYYSGHGMEMNGENFLLPVDVQLKTDKDVEDEAIDLGRVQRSLEGATKLKLVILDACRNNPFEQSMTRSISTRAVSRGLARVEPESADLLVAFASKAGTVALDGEGKNSPFATALAKHLTEPGVDVRIALGKVRDEVVSVTNRGQEPFVYGSLGGAQIFLNIKEVNITVTNNGGQLSPNSQSEAAADWQNIRDLADKDLLTAFLAKHGSDPVYKMLAEKKLKLLSEAEQTSSVTPDEIAWEALKQSTDAAALTRFIERYPDSKHKSEAEQQIAALEPQKGLNVSPTGKDTQASRDCYLLAGEPQSMPGFLGVNFLKLDAERALTACAQAVNENPDDMMLVNMLGRAQDAGRNYVEARRNYRKAADGGNMYALTNLAWFSVYGTDGPVDVDEGKRMFDQAARAGNAYGQASLGWLYREGYGGIAQDYAEAARWYELAANQGYANAMATMGWFYREGLGLPKDLGQSLAWYKKAAESGDANAMSSLGWAYQNGLGTEQSYPDAKVWYEKAANVGDSYSMALLGWFYDIGNGVAQDYAQARTWYEMAANAGSAYAMGNLSRLYDYGLGTKADAKEAVRWAAASVEGGDPAKLDELKNQPNNFTPAFRKEMQSLLKDRGYYGGPVDGEFGAATQHAIERLARKS
- a CDS encoding lytic transglycosylase domain-containing protein, with translation MRGSIYLPAAAIIGAALLAASAGSAETLDRVPVPTRKPVLSDKAIPIATNETTNAIATVSEPVSLDLKAGLDALSNKQPAAAIAVRDAMAEGTLDRHILTWAIAVSGQRGVPSFEIADAQRELQGWPGLKSLRANSERALYRENPPAADVLAAFGNTQPETTEGSLILARALVATGKADTAAKNLRAIWQRDTLDKDIETKILDEFSSLLTADNHQRRMVMLLYRNRVEQAERFGDLGKAQSLYRAWAAVSRGSDKAMALIAAVDPAWRKAPAYLFIQVEYLRKQKKYEEAAKLLARMPKDKGALVNPGEWWVEQRVVSRGLLDSGDFRGAYRIAASHLATEATDIIDAEFHAGWYALRGMEDPGTAARHFRRILDVSSRPLSASRAWYWLGRSAEAGGPGDANEYFANAARYPGTFYGQLAAARLGRKTLNVAYPAPTADDRSRFENREAVRAITRLEGTGHTWRADSIYRALADELTSPGELALLSARAEKTGNHQLSLQVGKIAFGRGIDVAALAFPVGVIPSSANIDGSGKALAYAIARQESAFNPGAISTANARGLLQLMPGTAKGVASRYGLAYSQDRLTSDAGYNATLGAHYLGEQISSFGGSYILTFIAYNAGPRRVPEWLDRYGDPRGKPIDEVVDWIERIPFQETRNYVQRVMENYQVYKSRLGQKADIVEDLRMGRQ
- a CDS encoding alpha/beta fold hydrolase yields the protein MVLASHARASEQLCRPEQLALPLQTVRISPDREGAAWIKVYSRSISSAVPTGFSFTREATALPPSPSAAIPIICLPGLTRNSRDFHQLASFLSTSGDFPVIALDYRGRGNSERDSEKSRYTVAVETGDVITACAHIAIEKATFIGTSRGGLILHHLIDRAPSLIAAAVLNDIGPVIEIGGLLAIRDYLNSNDTPTSWATAATYLRTLHGADFPALSDGDWSEMANAIYRDEDGMPVPDFDPAIALSLRGLTPETPLPDLWVPFDAMSQIPLMVVRGEHSRLLSEKTVREMRRRHARMADFTAPGQGHAPLLHLDGPREAIAAFLNDIARSR